The Benincasa hispida cultivar B227 chromosome 9, ASM972705v1, whole genome shotgun sequence genome has a segment encoding these proteins:
- the LOC120085351 gene encoding pirin-like protein — protein MPEKESHNVITEPRLVARKFLARPQHEGLGAIVRRSIGRFELKYFDPFLVLDEFSVTAPAGFPDHPHRGFETVTYMLQGSVTHEDFEGHKGTIGAGDLQWMTAGRGIVHSEMPAAQGTQKGLQLWINLSSKNKMIEPNYQEVSSKGIPEASKDGVRVKVIAGEALGVKSPIYTRTPTMYLDFTLKPKAHLQQPTPSSWNAFVYILEGEGVFGSSKATSTTAHNLLLLGFGNGLEVWNKSGKTLRFILVGGEPLSEPVVQFGPFVMNTQEEIDQTIDDFDNYTNGFEKARHWRSEAGISLGF, from the exons ATGCCTGAGAAAGAGAGCCACAATGTAATTACAGAGCCTCGTTTAGTGGCTAGAAAGTTTCTGGCTAGGCCCCAGCATGAAGGGTTGGGCGCCATTGTTAGAAGAAGCATTGGAAG GTTTGAGCTGAAATACTTTGACCCTTTTCTGGTTTTGGATGAATTTTCAG TTACTGCCCCAGCTGGGTTCCCAGATCATCCACATAGAG GATTTGAGACAGTGACCTACATGTTGCAG GGAAGTGTGACACATGAAGATTTTGAAGGCCACAAGGGAACAATAGGTGCAGGTGACTTGCAATGGATGACTGCAGGTAGAGGAATTGTACATTCAGAAATGCCTGCAGCCCAAGGTACCCAAAAGGGCCTTCAACTATGGATCAACCTCTCTTCCAAGAACAAAAT GATTGAGCCAAACTACCAAGAAGTTTCAAGCAAGGGAATTCCAGAAGCTTCAAAAGATGGAGTGAGAGTGAAAGTCATAGCTGGTGAGGCATTGGGAGTAAAATCACCAATCTACACAAGAACTCCAACCATGTACTTGGACTTCACTCTCAAGCCAAAAGCTCATCTCCAGCAGCCGACCCCATCGTCTTGGAATGCATTCGTGTACATTCTTGAAGGTGAAGGTGTCTTTGGGAGCTCAAAGGCGACATCGACGACAGCGCATAACCTTCTTCTTCTCGGGTTTGGGAATGGTTTAGAGGTCTGGAATAAGTCAGGCAAGACTCTCAGGTTCATTTTGGTAGGAGGTGAACCATTGAGTGAGCCTGTTGTGCAATTTGGGCCATTTGTGATGAACACTCAAGAAGAAATTGACCAAACAATTGATGATTTTGATAATTATACAAATGGGTTTGAGAAAGCAAGGCATTGGAGATCAGAAGCTGGAATTTCTCTTGGGTTCTaa